The DNA region AACGCGAAGCCGGTGATCGTGGCCACCCAGATGCTCGAGTCGATGATCACGAACTCCCGGCCCACCCGGGCCGAGGCGTCCGATGTGGCGAACGCCGTCCTCGACGGGGCGGACGCGGTGATGCTGTCGGGCGAGACCTCGGTGGGCAAGTACCCGATCGAGACCGTGCGGACCATGTCGTCGATCGCGCTCGCAGTGGAGTCGGACTCCACGGCCGCGCCCGAACTGGTGCACGTCCCGCGGACCAAGAGGGGTGTCATCTCGGCCTCGGCCCGGGAGATCGGTGAGCGGCTGGGGGCGAAGGCGCTCGTCGCGGTCACCTCGACCGGGGACACGGTGCGGCGGCTGGCCCGGCTGCACAGCCACCTTCCGCTCATCGCGATCACCAGCGACCCGCGTATCCGTAGTCAGCTCGCCCTGACGTGGGGGACCGAGACCTTCCTCACCGACCGCATCACCGAGACCGCCGAGATCGTCAAGGTGACCGACGAGATGCTCCTCCCGCTCGACGGGTACAACGAGGACGACCTGATCGTGCTCGTCGCGGGGAACGTGCCGGGCGTCGAAGGATCGACCAACTTCATCCTCGTCCACCGGATGGGCGAGGTCGACCACTGAAGTAGCAACTGCGACACCGACTTCGCCTGATCACCGTCAGGTAACGAAGTCGCGGCGCCGGTGAGCACCCCGCTCACCGGCGCTTTCGTATCCTTTCGTGCTTTTGACGTGACAGGGCCGAGACACTTCTGTTACCTTCTTGGAGTCGACCGGGGAAGCCGGTCACGTCCCTGCTTCACCCGCTTTCCAGTCTCTGAGGTTCCCTGATGTCCGACGCCACTCGCATTCCCTTCGCCGAGCTCGCCGATCGACTCGGTGTCGAGGGCTCCGGCGCGACCGCCGGGCGCCACCGCGCGGCCCGCTCGACCCACATGGGCCGCATCGTGGCCGGCACCGTCGCGGGCGCCGCCCTCTCGGGAGGCCTGGCCATGGCCGCGGCCCCCGTCGCCTCCGCCCAGTCCGCGGACGTCAACGCGGACCAGCTCGCCGAGATGGCGCAGGGCGTCATCCAGGGAATCGGCTTGACCGAGGACCAGCTGCGCGAGTACGCCATCGACCCGGCCGTCTTCGGCTCGCTCGGTATCCCGGCGATCGGCGGCGGCCACGCCCCGACCTACGGGCCCATCACCTCCGGCTTCGGCCCCCGCTGGGGCACCTTCCACAACGGCACGGACTTCGGTGCGCCGATCGGCACCCCGATGTTCGCCGCCAAGTCCGGCACCGTCGTCGCGGCCGGCCCGGCCTCCGGTTACGGTCTGTGGATCCGCATCCAGACCGACGACGGGCACCTGCTCGAGTACGGCCACAACGACAAGAACTACGTCGCGGTCGGCCAGCGCGTCAACGCCGGCCAGGTCATCGGAACGGTCGGCAACCGCGGCTACTCCACCGGTCCGCACCTGCACTTCGGCGTCCGCAACCCGGCCGGCCAGTGGATCGATCCCGTGCCGTGGCTGCGCGCCAACGGCGTCGCCGTCTGATCGGTCGCCGGCCACCCGCCACGCACGTCGCGCCCCGTCTCCCCTCGAGGAGGCGGGGCGCGCCGCGTTGTCCGGCCACGTGTCGGGCGTTTCTGACACAGTGGGTCGAGAGAATCCACCAACAGTCGAGAGGCGATCCATGTCGCAGACCGTCAAGGGCGTCATCGCCCGCAGCAAGGGGTCCGAGGTCGAGTTGGTCGACGTCGTCGTCCCCGATCCCGGACCGAACGATGTGATCGTGCGGGTGCAGGCGTGCGGCGTCTGCCATACGGACCTGGCATACCGGGACGGCGGGATCAACGACGAGTACCCGTTCCTGCTCGGCCACGAGGCCGCGGGCATCGTCGAGACCATCGGGGATCGGGTCACGCACGTGGCGG from Dietzia sp. B32 includes:
- a CDS encoding M23 family metallopeptidase; protein product: MSDATRIPFAELADRLGVEGSGATAGRHRAARSTHMGRIVAGTVAGAALSGGLAMAAAPVASAQSADVNADQLAEMAQGVIQGIGLTEDQLREYAIDPAVFGSLGIPAIGGGHAPTYGPITSGFGPRWGTFHNGTDFGAPIGTPMFAAKSGTVVAAGPASGYGLWIRIQTDDGHLLEYGHNDKNYVAVGQRVNAGQVIGTVGNRGYSTGPHLHFGVRNPAGQWIDPVPWLRANGVAV